From Leptospira stimsonii, the proteins below share one genomic window:
- the lipL32 gene encoding major surface lipoprotein LipL32 — translation MKKLSILAISVALFASITACGAFGGLPSLKSSFVLSESTIPGTNETVKTLLPYGSVIHYYGYIKPGQAPDGLVDGSKKAYYLYVWVPAVIAEMGVRMISPTGEIGEPGDGDLVSDAFKAATPEEKSMPNWFDTWIRVERMSAIMPDQIAKAAKGKPLQKLDDDDDGDDTYKEERHAKYNSLTRITIPNPPKSFDELKSIDTKKLLVRGLYRISFTTYKPGEVKGSFVASVGLLFPPGIPGVSPLIHSNPEELQKQAVAAEDSLKKAAAEATK, via the coding sequence ATGAAAAAACTTTCGATTTTGGCTATCTCCGTCGCATTATTTGCAAGCATTACCGCTTGTGGTGCGTTCGGTGGTCTGCCAAGCCTAAAAAGCTCTTTTGTACTGAGCGAGAGCACAATCCCAGGGACAAATGAAACCGTGAAAACGCTTCTTCCCTACGGATCTGTAATCCATTACTATGGATACATCAAGCCAGGACAAGCGCCAGACGGTTTAGTCGATGGAAGCAAAAAAGCATACTACCTTTACGTTTGGGTTCCTGCTGTTATCGCTGAGATGGGAGTTCGTATGATTTCCCCAACTGGCGAAATCGGTGAGCCAGGCGACGGAGACCTAGTAAGTGACGCTTTCAAAGCGGCAACTCCAGAAGAAAAATCAATGCCAAATTGGTTCGATACTTGGATTCGCGTTGAAAGAATGTCCGCTATTATGCCGGACCAAATCGCTAAAGCGGCGAAAGGAAAACCACTTCAAAAGCTCGACGACGATGATGATGGAGATGATACTTACAAAGAAGAGAGACATGCAAAATACAACTCTCTTACAAGAATTACCATCCCTAATCCTCCAAAATCTTTTGACGAACTGAAAAGTATCGATACTAAAAAACTTTTAGTAAGAGGTCTTTACAGAATTTCTTTCACTACCTACAAACCAGGTGAAGTGAAAGGATCTTTCGTTGCCTCAGTTGGTCTGCTCTTCCCACCAGGTATTCCAGGTGTGAGCCCACTGATTCACTCAAATCCTGAAGAACTGCAAAAACAAGCAGTAGCTGCTGAAGATTCTTTGAAAAAAGCTGCAGCTGAAGCTACTAAGTAA
- a CDS encoding ParB N-terminal domain-containing protein, protein MKIRVSDIKVKNRIRKDLGDLRPLKESIQKLGLLHPILIDLDNTLISGERRLESVKSLGWEYVDVRIVDIRNKKERVQMEAEENNIRLEFTSEEQERVQELLERYSYSTIFGRILAWFLDLWDWIKRFFQKK, encoded by the coding sequence ATGAAAATCCGAGTCTCCGACATCAAAGTTAAGAATCGTATCCGAAAAGATTTGGGCGATCTTCGCCCTTTAAAGGAATCCATCCAAAAGCTGGGTCTTTTGCATCCGATTCTCATCGATCTGGACAATACCTTGATTTCCGGAGAGAGAAGACTTGAAAGCGTAAAGTCGCTCGGTTGGGAATACGTCGACGTTCGGATCGTAGACATTCGAAATAAAAAGGAAAGAGTTCAGATGGAGGCCGAAGAAAACAACATTCGTTTGGAATTTACTTCGGAGGAACAGGAAAGAGTCCAAGAACTCCTTGAGCGGTATTCGTATTCAACAATTTTTGGAAGAATCCTTGCTTGGTTTTTGGATCTTTGGGACTGGATCAAACGGTTTTTTCAGAAAAAATGA